A window of Lujinxingia sediminis contains these coding sequences:
- a CDS encoding carboxyl transferase domain-containing protein — MTQPASSLTRVLTGEFRRVAILNRGEAAMRFIRGAKTWSRRERVPLETIALYTSIDADAPFVQAATHAVALPDPSPGEASPYVNIDLLLDTAQAAGADAIWPGWGFVSEDPALADACHKRGLIFLGPPASATLQVADKIHAKQLAERCDVPVAPWSKEPVSDSKAALEVLHTIGYPALLKSAAGGGGRGIRLVHAPDQVEDAFKSASTEALISSGNPALFIERYITEARHVEVQVLADTHGNVWTLGTRDCSVQRRNQKLLEEAPAPGLPTELSQRLEACARRIARACAYVGVGTVEYLVLPTTLGHASAHDSAATQTTLGHASAHDSAATQTTLGHASAHDSAATQTTLGHSAQPTQGHRSPSQQEGDLTFVFLEMNTRLQVEHTVTEAIFGIDLVAAQIDVARGLDLSSRARPEPRGVAVEARLNAEDPDDGFAPRTGQILRFVAPDGPWIRVDSGYAEGNTIPSAFDSNVAKIITWGINRRDALARLHSALDDTVLALETGLSNRALLRELVADSDYHDGPVTTAWLDAFLAHRPRAHQRHELAVALAAAAIGDHLATRRQELRLFFAQALTGLPRRLSAPGPRELSYRVDGTPIDITIATLAPMTYLASCGPWEAILEARPTGNAHMVLTIGNDTYQVIRVARPDHVVLEVNGVAHRLEKRSDGNITAPIPAAINQIHVEPGQRVSSGQRLITLEAMKMEFPVVAPLDGVVESILTARSSSVEAGQPLLRLQPDSDATSEGAPVVSLSLPGLSRRALNTAEVLHAQLLGYDVDPDLATTALDTLLDSPERLQRDELLDLFATYCAGESLFWHGREDDAANSAGDSSAEQLARFLRQRHLDDERLSERFTAKLRLYLASHGLKRDHECRPGERLDHALMRLLQARKERKLRDRLATEVLRALLSSTRNAEHLASPSSLQQHFGPLHTTLPTLLEALAGDTTRRRRWELAALVWQLRHALESTASAAPAPPRPTFWDNPTPSLTPTPFCLTPTQPGVEPSSDMALRSWALTTTDDPDDSRLWVEVCVAPKGDDDLDLLSLKRAFLQAATTLRHHIAKTTATPSFNRIILSYIGELNATNASITELAEQLNAQSADLALELTLLRSSAGLTLNKRPCNAIIFGPATGLGASFAGVETLPPAPPLSSADRGALQAHRRGLFHPSEVIAWLTGGQTSPIVHAAIATSSPYTGTFQEWDFDAQNNFAPTSRAPGQHQANLVVGLITNSLPDASTLTRVLIIGDATRTMGSLGEAECRRICLALDLARERDLPVEWVALSSGARIAMDSGTENLDWTARVLRRIVEMTQNGHPIHVIVDGPCVGAQSYWNAEATMLMHCKGALIMTHRGYMILTGRKALEFSGSVSAESNTALGGAPIMFPNGEAQYEANDLIDAYRLLFTHYRLTRPRGVDHRIFAPPSSTLGHASQAENSPPSSTLGHPAQAETRGNFTHSPPSSNGSSAELNAIFDPDLNPGKKKPFAIRTLMQAVLDSGAPTLERWSALQGGESAVVWLGELGGQSVTMIGVESQPIQRRGPAPVDGPDTWMSGTLFPHSSRKIARAIHAASGVHPLVILANLSGFDGSPESLRERQLEWGAEIARAVINFEGPILFNVVARYHGGAFVVFSQALNENLHATALEHTFASVIGGAPAAAVVFPGLVQRRLIAHPDYPQADANANPAQRRADLQSLRARIQAELASEFDHIHNVHRAREVGSIHDIITPGRLREHLINRLVDPIK; from the coding sequence ATGACGCAGCCCGCATCTTCCCTCACTCGTGTGCTCACCGGCGAGTTTCGTCGAGTGGCGATTCTCAACCGCGGCGAAGCAGCGATGCGTTTTATTCGTGGCGCCAAGACCTGGAGTCGTCGCGAACGTGTGCCGCTGGAAACCATCGCACTCTACACCTCCATCGACGCTGACGCGCCCTTTGTGCAAGCAGCCACCCACGCCGTCGCGCTGCCCGACCCGTCCCCGGGCGAAGCCTCGCCCTACGTTAACATCGATCTTTTGCTGGATACCGCCCAGGCTGCCGGTGCCGACGCCATCTGGCCTGGCTGGGGCTTTGTCTCCGAAGATCCCGCGCTGGCGGATGCCTGCCATAAGCGGGGCCTGATCTTTCTAGGCCCCCCGGCCTCAGCCACCCTCCAGGTGGCCGACAAGATCCACGCCAAACAACTCGCCGAGCGCTGCGACGTGCCGGTGGCGCCCTGGTCAAAAGAGCCCGTTTCCGACTCAAAAGCTGCGCTGGAGGTCCTGCACACCATCGGGTACCCGGCCCTCCTCAAGTCCGCAGCCGGAGGCGGGGGCCGGGGCATCCGCCTGGTTCATGCCCCCGATCAGGTCGAAGATGCCTTTAAGAGCGCCTCAACCGAAGCCCTGATCAGCAGCGGCAACCCCGCCCTATTCATCGAGCGCTACATCACCGAAGCCCGCCACGTCGAAGTCCAGGTGCTCGCTGACACCCATGGCAACGTCTGGACGCTGGGCACTCGCGACTGCTCGGTACAACGTCGCAACCAGAAACTTCTTGAAGAAGCTCCGGCCCCGGGACTCCCCACAGAACTCAGCCAACGCCTGGAAGCCTGCGCCCGCCGCATTGCCCGGGCCTGCGCTTACGTCGGCGTGGGCACTGTCGAATACCTCGTACTTCCCACAACCCTGGGTCATGCTTCGGCACATGATTCTGCGGCGACTCAAACGACCCTGGGTCATGCTTCGGCACATGATTCTGCGGCGACCCAAACGACCCTGGGTCATGCTTCGGCACATGATTCTGCGGCGACTCAAACGACCCTGGGTCACTCCGCGCAACCAACCCAGGGTCATCGATCCCCCTCACAACAAGAGGGCGATCTCACCTTCGTCTTCCTCGAAATGAACACCCGACTTCAGGTCGAACACACCGTCACCGAAGCGATCTTCGGCATCGATCTTGTTGCCGCTCAGATCGATGTCGCGCGTGGCCTGGACCTGAGTTCCAGAGCTCGCCCGGAGCCGCGTGGGGTGGCTGTAGAGGCGCGCCTCAACGCCGAAGATCCCGACGACGGCTTCGCTCCGCGCACCGGGCAAATCCTGCGCTTCGTCGCCCCCGATGGCCCCTGGATCCGCGTGGATAGCGGATACGCCGAGGGCAACACCATCCCCTCGGCCTTCGACTCGAATGTCGCCAAAATCATCACCTGGGGCATTAACCGCCGGGACGCGCTGGCCCGCCTCCACAGCGCCCTCGATGACACCGTGCTGGCCCTGGAGACCGGCCTCTCCAACCGCGCCCTTTTGCGCGAACTCGTCGCCGACTCCGATTACCACGATGGCCCGGTCACCACCGCGTGGCTCGACGCATTTCTTGCGCACAGGCCCCGCGCCCACCAGCGTCACGAACTCGCCGTCGCGCTGGCAGCAGCGGCGATCGGCGATCACCTGGCGACCCGTCGTCAGGAGCTGCGCCTCTTCTTTGCCCAGGCTCTTACCGGCCTCCCGCGGCGCCTCTCTGCGCCGGGCCCCCGAGAACTCAGCTACCGCGTCGACGGCACTCCCATCGACATCACCATCGCCACCCTTGCTCCGATGACCTACCTGGCCTCCTGCGGTCCCTGGGAAGCGATCCTTGAGGCACGCCCCACCGGCAACGCCCATATGGTGTTGACTATCGGCAACGACACCTACCAGGTCATCCGCGTCGCCCGCCCCGATCATGTCGTCCTTGAGGTCAACGGGGTAGCTCATCGTCTTGAAAAACGCTCCGACGGCAACATCACCGCCCCCATCCCGGCAGCCATCAACCAGATTCACGTCGAGCCCGGTCAACGCGTAAGCTCCGGCCAGCGCCTCATTACGCTGGAGGCGATGAAGATGGAGTTTCCCGTCGTCGCCCCTCTCGATGGCGTGGTCGAGAGCATTCTCACCGCGCGCTCATCCTCGGTCGAAGCTGGCCAACCTCTTCTTCGACTGCAACCCGACAGCGATGCCACTTCCGAAGGCGCTCCCGTCGTCTCGCTCTCACTTCCAGGTCTAAGCCGCCGCGCACTGAACACCGCCGAAGTCCTGCACGCCCAACTTCTCGGCTACGACGTCGACCCGGACCTGGCTACCACCGCGCTCGACACCCTGCTCGATTCCCCCGAACGCCTGCAGCGTGATGAGCTCCTCGACCTCTTTGCGACCTACTGTGCCGGCGAGTCCCTCTTCTGGCACGGTCGCGAAGACGACGCGGCGAACTCTGCCGGCGACTCCAGCGCCGAACAGCTCGCCCGCTTTCTGCGTCAACGCCACCTCGACGACGAACGTCTCTCGGAGCGTTTTACTGCCAAACTCCGCCTCTATCTGGCCTCGCACGGCCTCAAACGCGACCATGAATGTCGGCCTGGCGAGCGCCTCGATCACGCGCTGATGCGCCTGTTACAGGCGCGTAAGGAGCGCAAACTTCGCGACCGCCTCGCCACCGAAGTGCTGCGCGCCCTTCTTAGTTCAACGCGCAACGCCGAACACCTCGCATCACCTTCGTCGCTTCAGCAGCACTTCGGCCCCTTGCACACCACGCTCCCCACCCTTCTGGAAGCCCTGGCCGGCGACACCACACGCAGACGTCGCTGGGAGCTGGCCGCATTGGTCTGGCAGCTTCGCCACGCCCTGGAGTCTACCGCGAGCGCAGCGCCCGCGCCGCCCCGCCCGACCTTCTGGGACAACCCCACCCCATCGCTCACCCCCACCCCATTTTGCCTCACTCCCACACAACCGGGGGTTGAGCCATCGTCAGATATGGCGCTGCGATCGTGGGCACTCACCACGACCGACGATCCCGATGACAGCCGTCTCTGGGTCGAGGTCTGCGTGGCCCCCAAAGGTGATGACGATCTCGATCTACTCTCTCTTAAACGCGCCTTTTTGCAGGCCGCTACAACTCTGCGTCATCACATCGCAAAGACCACTGCGACGCCCTCATTCAACCGCATCATCCTCAGCTATATCGGCGAGCTCAACGCCACCAACGCCTCGATCACCGAGCTCGCCGAACAGCTCAACGCCCAGAGCGCCGACCTCGCTCTCGAACTTACACTTCTCCGCTCCAGCGCCGGGCTGACGCTCAACAAACGCCCCTGCAACGCGATTATCTTCGGTCCGGCAACCGGCCTCGGCGCCTCTTTTGCCGGTGTCGAGACTCTTCCCCCTGCGCCTCCACTATCCTCAGCCGACCGCGGTGCACTGCAGGCCCACCGCCGAGGCCTCTTCCACCCCTCGGAGGTCATCGCCTGGCTAACCGGGGGTCAGACCTCACCCATTGTTCATGCAGCGATCGCGACATCATCGCCTTACACAGGCACCTTTCAGGAGTGGGATTTTGACGCCCAAAACAACTTCGCCCCCACCTCCCGGGCTCCGGGCCAACATCAGGCCAACCTGGTCGTTGGGCTCATCACCAACTCACTGCCCGACGCCTCCACGCTGACCCGGGTTCTCATCATCGGCGATGCCACCCGTACGATGGGCTCACTGGGCGAGGCCGAGTGCCGCCGTATTTGCCTGGCACTGGACCTGGCCCGCGAGCGAGACCTGCCGGTGGAGTGGGTTGCGCTGAGTTCCGGCGCGCGCATCGCCATGGACTCCGGCACCGAGAACCTCGACTGGACCGCGCGTGTGCTGCGCCGCATCGTCGAGATGACGCAAAACGGACACCCTATCCACGTCATCGTCGATGGCCCCTGCGTCGGCGCCCAGTCCTACTGGAACGCCGAAGCCACCATGCTCATGCACTGCAAGGGCGCACTCATCATGACCCATCGCGGCTACATGATCCTTACCGGTCGCAAAGCCCTGGAGTTCTCCGGCTCGGTCAGCGCCGAGAGCAACACCGCGCTGGGCGGAGCTCCGATCATGTTCCCCAATGGCGAGGCTCAGTACGAAGCCAATGACCTTATCGACGCCTACCGACTGCTCTTTACGCACTATCGCCTGACTCGCCCCAGGGGCGTAGATCACCGCATATTTGCGCCGCCATCCTCAACCCTCGGTCATGCATCACAGGCCGAAAACTCGCCGCCATCTTCAACCCTGGGTCATCCCGCTCAGGCCGAAACTCGTGGCAACTTCACCCATTCTCCCCCTTCCTCGAACGGGTCCTCTGCCGAGCTCAACGCGATCTTCGATCCCGACCTGAACCCCGGCAAAAAGAAGCCCTTTGCGATTCGCACCTTGATGCAAGCAGTCCTCGACTCGGGCGCGCCCACCCTGGAGCGGTGGTCTGCGCTACAGGGGGGCGAATCGGCGGTGGTGTGGCTGGGAGAGCTCGGCGGGCAATCGGTCACGATGATCGGCGTTGAGTCGCAACCCATCCAGCGTCGCGGACCGGCCCCGGTCGACGGTCCCGATACCTGGATGAGCGGCACCCTCTTTCCCCACTCCTCGCGCAAAATCGCGCGCGCCATTCATGCCGCAAGCGGGGTGCACCCCCTGGTGATCCTCGCCAATCTAAGCGGCTTCGACGGCTCTCCAGAATCATTGCGCGAGCGTCAGCTTGAATGGGGCGCAGAAATCGCCCGCGCCGTCATCAACTTCGAAGGGCCCATCCTCTTCAACGTCGTGGCGCGCTATCACGGCGGGGCGTTTGTCGTCTTCTCCCAGGCTCTCAACGAAAACCTCCATGCCACCGCCCTTGAGCACACCTTTGCCAGCGTCATCGGGGGCGCCCCGGCTGCGGCAGTCGTATTTCCCGGTCTCGTTCAACGCCGCCTGATCGCGCACCCCGACTATCCGCAGGCCGATGCCAACGCGAACCCCGCTCAACGCCGCGCCGATCTCCAGTCCCTGCGCGCTCGCATTCAGGCCGAACTCGCCAGCGAGTTCGACCACATTCACAATGTCCACCGTGCCCGCGAGGTCGGCTCGATTCACGACATCATCACCCCCGGACGACTGCGCGAGCATCTGATCAATCGCCTGGTCGACCCGATAAAATAA
- the trhA gene encoding PAQR family membrane homeostasis protein TrhA, with translation MSPARSLDAPEKPRLRGHIHYASAFAALGAGIMLVLFASSPQARLATAIYATSLVNLLATSATYHIINWPPKARAHMRKLDHAAIFILIAGTFTPICLLAMSAAGGKALLILVWSGAVLGTLKEFLWPRAPKFITALICVLLGWTSVPAVPRIYADYGLTTVLLMLGGGVAFTLGALAYALKRPNPAPATFGYHEVFHTLVVIAAAMHFAMVTIVAT, from the coding sequence ATGAGTCCAGCCCGCTCCCTCGACGCCCCCGAAAAACCTCGCCTCCGCGGCCACATCCACTACGCATCGGCCTTCGCCGCCCTCGGCGCCGGCATCATGCTCGTACTCTTCGCCTCAAGCCCCCAGGCGCGCCTGGCCACGGCCATCTACGCCACAAGCCTGGTCAACCTTCTGGCCACAAGCGCCACCTACCACATCATCAACTGGCCCCCGAAAGCGCGCGCCCACATGCGCAAACTCGACCACGCCGCCATCTTTATCCTCATCGCCGGCACCTTCACCCCCATCTGTCTGCTGGCCATGAGCGCCGCCGGCGGCAAAGCCCTGCTCATCCTCGTATGGTCGGGCGCCGTCCTGGGCACCCTCAAAGAATTTCTGTGGCCACGCGCCCCCAAGTTCATCACTGCCCTGATCTGCGTCCTGCTCGGCTGGACCAGCGTCCCGGCCGTCCCCCGCATCTACGCCGACTACGGCTTAACGACGGTCCTTCTGATGCTCGGCGGTGGCGTCGCCTTCACGCTCGGCGCCCTTGCCTACGCCCTTAAACGCCCCAACCCCGCCCCGGCCACCTTCGGCTACCACGAGGTCTTCCACACCCTGGTCGTCATCGCCGCCGCCATGCATTTTGCCATGGTCACTATCGTTGCGACCTGA
- a CDS encoding pre-peptidase C-terminal domain-containing protein produces the protein MMLAPRTPLAIALTLATLSATACGTDPYISPYTEPLPEDANEEDAALASPELTREGHVILGDTRYRSVADFHQSDEFRNSGRRCATAHDVSAAQLPLSNRSAASCGYNYTSINPLYAPDEILEIPVVFHVIQRTDGTGYISDALIRSQIDVLNEDFRALPATPGRNGVDARIQFMLASQAPDGSATNGINYHTNNSWFVDPGYGVTPMKAALAWDPDRYLNIYTNDASGALGYATFPQTSAGDGEDGVVLAWNVVGRNAPQAGMFNQGRTATHEVGHYLGLFHTFQDGCGSASSPYSTGDLIADTVAHRGPDYECQVRSSSCGGGTNPIRNFMNYTPDSCMTGFSEEQVNRMRCSLINFRNGLFTTVGNTPALPPDADFTGNVNGLTVSFSDQSSAGDSAITSWLWNFGDGQSSNQSSPTHTYATAGQYTVTLTVTDTDGDTNSASATVTVSVSNQPQPSDALIDGEPRTNVSGAAGSQRFYYIDVPEGTENLRIESASGSGDADLYLRFGSRPTESTYDCRPYESGNNEVCSINTPQAGRWYIMLNAYQPYQGLTLSAELTEGAVQRPSPQPTVAELTDLSAGSGQQLRYTIALPQGLHSATFETIGENGDADLYLRLGQAPTTSTFDYRPFRYGSNESITLENPQSGEWHILINAYEGFSGLTLRVTYE, from the coding sequence ATGATGTTGGCTCCGCGGACCCCACTCGCCATTGCTCTGACCCTCGCCACCCTCAGCGCCACTGCTTGCGGCACCGACCCCTACATCTCTCCCTACACTGAACCCCTTCCCGAAGACGCCAACGAAGAAGATGCCGCGCTGGCCTCTCCGGAGCTCACCAGGGAGGGACACGTCATCCTGGGCGATACCCGTTATCGCTCCGTGGCCGACTTCCACCAATCCGATGAGTTCCGCAACAGCGGCCGCCGCTGCGCCACCGCCCACGATGTCAGCGCGGCACAACTTCCGCTGAGCAACCGCTCGGCAGCCTCGTGCGGTTATAACTACACCTCCATAAACCCCCTCTACGCCCCCGACGAGATCCTTGAGATCCCGGTGGTCTTCCACGTCATCCAGCGCACTGACGGCACCGGCTATATATCCGACGCTCTGATCCGAAGCCAGATCGACGTCCTCAACGAAGACTTCCGCGCGCTGCCAGCCACCCCGGGCCGCAACGGCGTCGACGCCCGCATCCAGTTTATGCTTGCCAGCCAGGCCCCCGACGGAAGCGCCACCAACGGCATCAACTACCACACCAACAACTCCTGGTTTGTCGACCCGGGCTACGGCGTCACCCCGATGAAAGCCGCCCTGGCCTGGGACCCGGATCGCTACCTCAACATCTACACCAACGACGCCAGCGGCGCTCTCGGCTACGCCACCTTCCCCCAGACCTCGGCTGGCGACGGCGAAGATGGCGTCGTACTCGCCTGGAACGTCGTGGGCCGCAATGCCCCCCAGGCCGGTATGTTCAACCAGGGGCGCACCGCCACCCACGAGGTCGGCCACTACCTGGGCCTCTTCCACACCTTCCAGGACGGCTGCGGGAGCGCCTCCAGCCCCTACTCCACCGGCGACCTCATCGCCGACACGGTCGCCCACCGCGGCCCCGACTACGAATGTCAGGTCCGCTCCAGCAGCTGCGGAGGCGGCACCAACCCCATCCGCAACTTCATGAATTATACCCCCGACAGCTGCATGACCGGCTTCTCCGAAGAGCAGGTCAACCGTATGCGCTGCTCGCTCATCAACTTCCGCAATGGACTCTTCACCACCGTCGGCAACACCCCGGCACTTCCCCCCGATGCCGACTTCACCGGCAACGTCAACGGGCTCACCGTCTCCTTCTCCGATCAAAGCTCGGCGGGCGACTCCGCCATCACCTCCTGGCTGTGGAACTTCGGCGACGGGCAGTCCTCCAACCAGTCCTCCCCCACCCACACCTACGCCACCGCTGGCCAGTACACCGTCACACTCACCGTCACCGACACCGATGGCGACACCAACTCCGCCTCGGCCACCGTCACAGTCAGCGTCTCCAACCAGCCCCAACCCTCAGACGCCCTGATCGACGGAGAACCCCGCACCAACGTAAGCGGCGCCGCCGGCTCCCAACGCTTCTATTACATCGACGTCCCCGAGGGCACCGAAAACCTCCGCATCGAATCGGCCTCCGGCTCCGGCGACGCCGACCTCTACCTGCGCTTTGGCAGCCGCCCCACCGAGTCGACCTACGACTGCCGGCCCTATGAATCCGGCAACAATGAAGTCTGCTCCATCAACACCCCACAGGCCGGCCGCTGGTATATTATGCTCAACGCCTACCAACCCTACCAGGGCCTCACCCTTAGCGCGGAACTGACCGAAGGGGCTGTCCAGCGCCCCTCGCCCCAGCCCACCGTCGCCGAACTCACCGACCTCTCCGCCGGCTCCGGCCAGCAGCTCCGATACACCATCGCTCTCCCCCAGGGACTGCACTCAGCCACCTTCGAAACCATCGGTGAAAACGGCGACGCCGACCTCTACCTGCGCCTCGGTCAGGCTCCCACCACATCCACATTCGACTACCGCCCCTTCCGCTACGGCAGTAACGAATCGATCACCCTCGAAAACCCGCAAAGCGGCGAGTGGCATATCCTGATCAACGCTTACGAGGGCTTTAGCGGTCTCACACTGCGTGTAACCTACGAATAA
- a CDS encoding DUF7305 domain-containing protein, with translation MLNSRALLTLCAVLSLTLIPLGCSDDVTDTDTDIPADSGDPNDSGNPNDSGTPDATPDDSGTPDADADDSGNPDADTGPTNPTEPVEDPDRFACAGEYQLICDEVCTSPKVDPDNCGGCGNVCGENEACSGGFCMQECRPGENICDRACVDFQTDNNNCGGCGIACGEGEGCVESACVPALTFDEPDFCAGGGPPIRFDEVDGDLCAGDVAEETFRWAMCTCSDSRFTAGLTTDAFDSREGPYLPGSLGGSVGSNGDFNTNSFVDIGGSVWLGPNGSMGFNAAQNTIRGELHVGGPDATSSALTTVNEDAFIARSIGGSIAIEKRLTIPQSGIIGGGVSYNDLVRAPVSVPDPCGCAEDERVPVEALVAQRSTFNDNDVIGLQPNALMGSNYNRLELPCGQYYLDGISVGGELVIHATGRTALFIGGDVDAGRLVIKAAPDAELDVFIDGAINASGMELGSANYPANTRFYISGERLQITSDVLVGGFIYAYPGRIQIVDNVEIFGGLFANEIQITAPVAIHYDRQVQRSGDVCEIPVVDPDPDPDPADPNPDAGDTDPDPDAGDTDPNPDAGDTDPEPEPVCSSLDEACSSSGDCCAPLSCEEGFCGTASCRTTTQPCVYNSDCCSGMCARSGDSGICIVG, from the coding sequence ATGTTGAACTCTCGCGCTCTCCTTACCTTATGCGCGGTGCTCTCACTCACCCTCATCCCCCTGGGATGCTCCGATGACGTGACCGACACCGACACCGACATCCCCGCAGACTCCGGAGACCCGAACGACTCTGGAAACCCGAACGACTCCGGAACCCCCGACGCCACCCCCGATGACTCCGGAACCCCTGACGCCGACGCCGATGACTCCGGAAACCCTGACGCCGACACCGGTCCCACCAATCCGACCGAACCCGTCGAGGATCCCGATCGCTTTGCCTGTGCTGGCGAGTACCAGCTGATCTGCGACGAGGTCTGCACCAGCCCCAAGGTCGACCCGGATAACTGCGGCGGATGCGGCAACGTCTGCGGCGAAAACGAAGCCTGCTCCGGCGGCTTCTGCATGCAAGAGTGCCGCCCCGGCGAAAACATCTGCGATCGCGCCTGCGTCGACTTCCAGACCGATAACAACAACTGCGGCGGATGCGGTATCGCATGCGGCGAAGGCGAAGGCTGCGTCGAAAGCGCCTGCGTCCCCGCCCTCACCTTTGACGAGCCCGACTTCTGTGCTGGTGGAGGCCCCCCGATCCGCTTCGATGAAGTTGACGGTGATCTCTGCGCCGGCGACGTCGCCGAAGAGACCTTCCGCTGGGCCATGTGCACCTGCAGCGACTCCCGCTTCACCGCCGGCCTGACCACCGACGCCTTCGACAGCCGCGAAGGTCCCTACCTGCCCGGCTCCCTGGGCGGAAGCGTCGGCTCCAACGGCGACTTCAACACCAACAGCTTCGTCGACATCGGCGGCTCGGTCTGGTTGGGCCCCAACGGCTCCATGGGCTTTAACGCCGCCCAAAACACCATCCGCGGCGAGCTGCACGTAGGCGGACCGGACGCCACCAGCTCCGCGCTCACCACCGTCAACGAAGACGCCTTCATCGCCCGCTCGATCGGGGGCTCCATCGCCATCGAAAAGCGCCTGACCATCCCCCAATCCGGCATCATCGGCGGCGGCGTCTCCTACAACGATCTCGTCCGCGCGCCCGTCTCGGTCCCCGACCCCTGTGGCTGCGCCGAAGATGAGCGCGTGCCGGTCGAAGCGCTGGTCGCCCAACGCTCCACCTTCAATGACAACGACGTCATCGGCCTGCAGCCCAACGCGCTGATGGGCAGCAATTACAACCGCCTGGAGCTCCCCTGCGGTCAGTACTACCTCGACGGCATCAGCGTCGGCGGTGAGCTGGTCATCCACGCCACCGGACGCACCGCGCTCTTCATCGGCGGCGATGTCGACGCCGGCCGCCTGGTGATCAAAGCCGCCCCCGACGCCGAACTCGACGTCTTTATCGACGGCGCCATCAACGCCAGCGGCATGGAGCTGGGCTCGGCCAACTACCCGGCCAACACCCGCTTCTACATCAGCGGAGAGCGTCTCCAGATCACCAGCGATGTGCTCGTCGGCGGCTTCATCTACGCCTACCCGGGCCGCATCCAGATCGTCGACAACGTCGAGATCTTCGGGGGCCTCTTCGCCAACGAGATTCAGATCACCGCGCCGGTTGCCATCCACTATGACCGCCAGGTCCAGCGCTCCGGCGATGTTTGCGAGATCCCCGTCGTAGATCCCGACCCTGATCCCGATCCTGCCGACCCTAACCCGGATGCCGGTGACACCGATCCCGACCCCGACGCCGGTGATACCGATCCCAACCCGGATGCCGGTGATACCGATCCCGAGCCCGAGCCGGTCTGCTCCAGCCTTGATGAGGCCTGCTCCTCCAGCGGCGACTGCTGCGCCCCGCTGAGCTGCGAAGAAGGCTTCTGCGGAACCGCCTCCTGTCGCACTACCACCCAGCCCTGCGTCTACAACAGTGACTGCTGCAGCGGCATGTGCGCTCGTTCCGGCGACAGCGGCATCTGTATCGTCGGTTAA
- a CDS encoding RCC1 domain-containing protein, whose protein sequence is MPSPRPRAALLALLASIGLLSSCERKGIDSTDAPPRPATSLFLMSAEHACALGSDGKVWCAGANAAGQLGDNTHTTRGELQPVEGLQNAAGVALSPVHNSCAWDTEGALWCWGGNESGLLGATTDADNSPMPVRIADLPPVTAAALGAYHACALSADGRVFCWGENRRGQLGRGSASSPDPTPQPVELNKKAIALTAGLEHTCALTETGDVFCWGHNRHGALGTSTEGDIAPAPLQLKLSEPAHAIAAAGYHTCTVTGPERTLTCWGDNSFGQLGLGDRLPRAEPTPIPGALALAELATSGAAICFRTIDATVFCAGGPPDAPADTATRFNATPLLSRTRAMHGAMGGICGIQDDHQIACRKLENATD, encoded by the coding sequence ATGCCCTCTCCTCGCCCACGCGCCGCCCTCCTGGCATTGCTCGCCAGCATCGGCCTGCTCTCCTCCTGCGAGCGCAAGGGCATCGACTCCACCGACGCGCCCCCACGCCCCGCCACCTCCCTCTTTCTGATGTCCGCGGAGCACGCCTGCGCGCTCGGCTCCGACGGAAAGGTCTGGTGCGCCGGTGCCAACGCCGCCGGGCAACTCGGCGACAACACCCACACGACGCGCGGCGAGCTCCAACCGGTCGAAGGCCTCCAGAACGCCGCCGGCGTCGCTCTCTCCCCCGTCCACAACAGCTGCGCCTGGGACACCGAGGGCGCTCTGTGGTGCTGGGGCGGCAACGAAAGTGGCCTGCTCGGCGCGACCACCGACGCCGACAACAGCCCGATGCCCGTACGCATCGCCGACCTTCCCCCGGTCACGGCCGCCGCGCTCGGCGCCTACCACGCCTGCGCCCTGAGCGCCGACGGCCGGGTCTTCTGCTGGGGCGAAAACCGTCGTGGACAGCTCGGACGGGGCTCCGCCTCCTCACCCGACCCCACCCCACAACCGGTTGAACTCAACAAAAAAGCCATCGCCCTGACCGCCGGCCTTGAGCACACCTGCGCGCTCACCGAGACCGGTGACGTCTTCTGCTGGGGTCATAATCGCCACGGTGCCCTGGGCACCAGCACCGAAGGCGACATCGCCCCGGCCCCTCTTCAACTGAAACTCTCCGAGCCCGCTCACGCCATCGCCGCCGCCGGCTACCACACCTGCACCGTAACTGGCCCGGAGCGCACCCTGACCTGCTGGGGCGACAACTCCTTCGGCCAGCTCGGCCTGGGCGACCGCCTTCCCCGCGCCGAGCCCACCCCCATCCCCGGCGCCCTGGCACTCGCGGAGCTCGCCACATCCGGGGCAGCAATCTGCTTCCGAACCATCGACGCCACGGTCTTCTGCGCCGGCGGTCCGCCCGACGCCCCCGCAGACACTGCAACCCGCTTCAACGCCACTCCTCTCCTCTCCCGAACCCGAGCCATGCACGGCGCAATGGGCGGCATCTGCGGCATCCAGGACGACCACCAGATCGCCTGCCGCAAACTCGAGAATGCCACCGACTAA